A genomic segment from Vicia villosa cultivar HV-30 ecotype Madison, WI unplaced genomic scaffold, Vvil1.0 ctg.002025F_1_1, whole genome shotgun sequence encodes:
- the LOC131637548 gene encoding uncharacterized protein LOC131637548, protein MYTTEEIDANLTKAFSSLQDQSYKAIERNASRKDKPAAKIASGMTTSSSQGISTDEVAPKITKQAKGSGKPPVTPNKRKKSSGDAAVEEQEEIASPKKKGKKQKKHKATVSSYQATNAASVQLKIVPPSPKESQPRPSGNLVLEYIESNASEPDTQPETTVIPTANNQGAPSHEGNQSPPQSNVAHNKGSSTGAPLFERIDAQQEPEIYSPVEDMETDAAYGQEANSGDEDSEETSNNLPLHANLPRNYDDDQSTGDAEHTSKQNERTIEKEVAPEVNQDSLDETAATNITQTNPTQTAATHNSTLSLTEEELITMKHKDPLEYVRLMMAQRESSSKKSMYGASTPSGTSASETFYDDLLKQVKESIFEVDFFEKLKIEVSASSSIKKLIGKINITACPSDVGETHIDIPNLINQVQAERNREVDATVQIKSIERAKSTEFDEARVAYEASKKLLTDQ, encoded by the exons ATGTACACCACTGAGGAAATCGATGCCAATCTGACAAAAGCTTTTTCGTCTTTGCAGGATCAGTCTTACAAAG CCATCGAAAGGAACGCATCACGAAAAGACAAACCTGCAGCTAAAATTGCCTCTGGCATGACCACTTCCTCAAGTCAAGGAATTTCAACTGACGAGGTTGCTCCCAAAATAACGAAACAAGCAAAG GGTAGTGGGAAACCTCCCGTGACGCCAAACAAAAGGAAGAAATCCAGTGGTGATGCCGCCGTCGAAGAACAAGAAGAAATTGCTTCTCCCAAGAAAAAAGGGAAGAAACAGAAGAAACACAAGGCAACGGTCTCCTCTTATCAAGCCACGAACGCTGCTAGTGTCCAACTGAAAATCGTTCCTCCATCTCCCAAAGAAAGCCAGCCTCGGCCTTCTGGAAACTTAGTTCTAGAGTACATTGAAAGCAACGCTTCTGAGCCTGATACCCAACCG GAAACAACTGTAATCCCTACTGCCAACAATCAAGGTGCCCCCTCACATGAAGGCAATCAATCTCCACCCCAAAGTAATGTTGCCCATAACAAAGGATCTTCGACTGGAGCGCCGCTATTTGAACGAATTGACGCTCAACAAGAACCAGAGATATATTCTCCTGTCGAAGACATGGAAACGGATGCGGCATACGGTCAAGAGGCCAACTCAGGAGATGAGGACTCTGAAGAAACTTCTAACaatcttcctcttcatgccaatTTACCCAGAAATTATGATGATGATCAATCCACTGGGGACGCTGAACATACTTCCAAGCAGAATGAAAGAACGATTGAGAAAGAGGTGGCTCCTGAAGTGAATCAGGATTCTCTTGATGAAACCGCTGCTACCAACATTACACAAACCAATCCCACTCAAACTGCTGCAACCCATAATTCGACTTTGTCACTTACTGAAGAGGAATTGATCACTATGAAGCATAAAGATCCTCTTGAATACGTGAGGCTGATGATGGCTCAGAGGGAGTCCTCTTCTAAAAAGAGTATGTATGGGGCTTCGACTCCTTCTGGCACTAGCGCATCTGAAACATTCTATGATGATCTCCTGAAGCAAGTGAAAGAGTCCATTTTTGAAGTTGACTTCTTTGAGAAACTGAAGATCGAAGTGAGTGCTAGTTCGAGCATTAAGAAACTGATAGGTAAGATCAATATCACTGCTTGTCCTAGTGATGTAGGTGAAACCCACATCGATATCCCAAACCTGATTAATCAGGTCCAAGCAGAACGAAACAGAGAAGTGGACGCTACTGTGCAAATCAAGTCAATCGAACGCGCCAAATCTACTGAATTCGACGAAGCGCGTGTAGCCTATGAAGCCTCCAAGAAATTGCTCACTGACCAGTAA